The genomic DNA AGTTCCTAAAAATTACCAGGAAACATTTAAAGAATTATAAGGAGAGTGAAAAATGAAAGAATTATTAGGAAATCCATTATTATTACAAATATTATTCGGGATTATATTGTTAGTTCTACCATCGCCATTGTTGAAGAAAACAGGAGACAAGGTAGGAGATGCAATTGAAGGTGTAGGAGGGGAAAAGGCTAGAGATGTGACGTATAAAGTGTTAATAGACTTTGCTGAAGGTCTTAAAAGCTCAAAACATGATGGAGATATCAATTTAACTTCTAACGATCAGATAGACAGTGAACTGGATAAATACAAGGTGTCGCTGGGTTTGGAGGGTTCAAAATTGAAGGAAAAGGACTAAAATTTAAAATAGATCCCTGGAATTATAAGACTAAGCTATTTCAGCTTAAATTTTTTAGGAGGGCTCGCTCGATAAGGGAATTATTTTGGAGATATAAAGAATAAAGTAAAAGGGATATTTAAAATATCCCTTTTTATTTTAGCTCTCTCGTTATGGAGAATTCTATATGATTATAAATGAAATTATTTGTTTGTATTTTCTCCAATTATAATATTCTTTACATGTTTTATTTGTTCCATTAAACTAAACACTTTTCCGGTATTCAAATTATGGTTTGGAGATCCACTAAATTTTTGATATAACCATTTTAATTCAGCACTAGCTTTTTCATATAATTTGTCCAACAGTGGAATACTTGACCTATATTTTTCTCTAACTTTTTCAATAGGAGTGCCGTTTTCTCTAGCTTGTTTAATAGCGTATTGAATACTTCTTAGTTCATCTCCTCCTAAGCTAAATTGAAGAGCTTCAAATCTTTCTTCTATTTCTGATTGTCTCATAATTACACCTCCCTTATTTTTTAGTTTCATTATGTTTATATAACATCTTAAAATAAAATCAAAATTATATTAATAAATATTTGGATAATTTAAGTTTTTCTATTTAAAAATTGACTTCTTAAAAATTTAAAGATAACATTAATCTTGAGTAAGACTTAAAAAAATAAAAAAAGGAGAAAATAATGAAAAGAAATATAATTAAATTTATTTGTTTTATGTTTGTTTTAACAGTAATACCTACTATAATTTTAAATTTAAATATTAGAGATTCTACAACGAGTTTTTTTGGTGGGTATTTAGGAGGATTAGTAGCTGTTGGTGGTGTTTATTGGCAAGTTACTAGGAAAGAAAGAGTGGAAAAAGAAAAAAAAGAAGAGGATGTAAAAAACTATATTAAATTTATTCTTAATAGAAATTTTCAAACATTTTTTTTTCATATAACTCATAGAGAGTTGGGGTTATTTAGTAGAAATGCTTTTCATGCAAAGGTTTCAAATCCCTTGATTAATTTTAATCAGGAATACATTAATTCCAATATAAATACTATTCTTTCCCTTAAAAATGGGGAAAAAATCCTAAGAATCAACGATAAAATTATTAGTTATTCAAAATTATTTGATATTTTATTTGCAAGTAAAAAAAATGAAGTGGGAGCTAAAATTTTTTCTTTACTCTTAAAAATAAAAGCTAATGACGCAACACTTAAAATTTCATCATTAAATAACTCTATTGTATTATTTTCAAACTTACTTTTCTATTACAATAATGGCATGGTATGTTCACCAAAATTAAAAGAACAATTTTTAAAAAATTTTCTCTATCTTGATCTTAGTCTAAAAGAAACAAATGATTACAAAAACATTTTAAATAAATTAGATATTAAAGATCTATCTACTAGTAAAACTGCACTACATTTACTACTTAATTTAATGTATCAAATGATGACACTTATCCGAGATATTACAAACGAATCAGAAAAAATAGAAATGAAGAATGAATCAGAGTACTCAAAAGTCATGAATGAATTAGAAGAAGTTTCTGTAGAAATTTATGAATTACGTAATTTATTTTTTAACATATCTACAGAAATTTCTGAAATTTTGACAACGATAGACGAATTTTTTAAAGAGCAAGAAAATAATAATTAAGTGTAAAAACTATTTCTTATTTTAAATATAAATAATAGAAAAATATTATGGAGGTCATATGAAACTAAGAAATGATTTTAAAAAAATATTAAAAAGTAATGCCCACTACTATGGGCTAACAATAAATAAAGATGATGAAATTGATGATTTAATGTTTAAAATAATAAATTATAAAGAAAGTATTTTCACTAAAAGTTCTTATCATCTAAATTATTCTAAACACTTTTTAAAGCAATTAGAAAACCTTCCTAAAAAATATAATGATTATCTAGATAACATTTTAAATATGTTGAAAAATGGAGATCTCAATGTAAATAAATTTTTGACAAAGCAAATAAAAACAACTTCTTTTTATGATGATTTTAGAATTTTATGGGGACTTTATCATTTGCATATAGAAAAACTTATAAAAGGAAAAGCATTTTCAGAACGATCAAATTATTTGTTAATTTTATACAAGAATAATTCTAATATTTATTTGGTTGATATTGTAGAGCATAGAGAGCCTGATCTATGGTATAAAAAAAGATTTTTAGAAATAATAGACAACGAATGGTCTGATTTACTTCCAGTATTACAAGGTACATCTGGATCTGATTACAATGAAAAAGATATAAAATTATATAGAAATTCTAATATAAATACAGTTATAAACGTTAATGGAAAAGCTGTGATGTCTACAATTAATGGCATTAGCACTAATGGAACTCCTTTTCAGTATGTAAGAGAAAGTCTTTATA from Psychrilyobacter piezotolerans includes the following:
- a CDS encoding glycerol-3-phosphate dehydrogenase/oxidase, translating into MKLRNDFKKILKSNAHYYGLTINKDDEIDDLMFKIINYKESIFTKSSYHLNYSKHFLKQLENLPKKYNDYLDNILNMLKNGDLNVNKFLTKQIKTTSFYDDFRILWGLYHLHIEKLIKGKAFSERSNYLLILYKNNSNIYLVDIVEHREPDLWYKKRFLEIIDNEWSDLLPVLQGTSGSDYNEKDIKLYRNSNINTVINVNGKAVMSTINGISTNGTPFQYVRESLYMKITLEKIEKYFQIDTAIYPHKFFYTFIKHENKNFYVTKNNGVSKQILIISLLEDSSYIKEIKINFDNDYLSMLFDNTISYVEKLF